A window of Xylophilus sp. GW821-FHT01B05 contains these coding sequences:
- a CDS encoding tripartite tricarboxylate transporter substrate-binding protein: MKTIPALKTLCAAALTALALAAPAMAQDWPDKPVTLVVPYSAGGPTDVVARLLAVPMGRALGQTVVVENTVGAGGTLAAARVARAAPNGYTVLIHHMGMATAPALYPKLPFDPLKDFAYIGQVMDVPMTLLARKDFPADSFPELLAYLKTHGSQVTMAHAGLGAVSQLCSLLFTSQIGVQLTTVPYKGAGPALQDVMGGQVDLVCDQTTQTAPVIKDGRRVKVFGVTTPRRLASLPDIPTLDEQGLKGFDVKVWHGVYAPKGTPDAVTRKLNAALRVALRDDTVKHRLAELSSEIVPMDKVSPEGLRSHLEAETLKWGKVIRQAGVTAE; encoded by the coding sequence ATGAAGACGATCCCCGCTTTGAAAACCCTGTGCGCTGCGGCGCTCACTGCGCTGGCCCTGGCCGCGCCGGCCATGGCGCAGGATTGGCCCGACAAGCCGGTCACCCTGGTCGTGCCGTACTCGGCCGGCGGCCCGACCGACGTGGTGGCGCGCCTGCTGGCCGTGCCCATGGGCCGCGCGCTGGGCCAGACCGTGGTGGTAGAGAACACCGTGGGCGCCGGTGGCACGCTGGCCGCCGCACGCGTGGCGCGGGCCGCGCCCAATGGCTACACGGTGCTGATCCACCACATGGGCATGGCGACCGCGCCGGCGCTCTATCCCAAGCTGCCGTTCGACCCGCTGAAAGACTTTGCCTACATCGGCCAGGTGATGGATGTGCCCATGACGCTGTTGGCGCGCAAGGACTTCCCGGCCGACAGCTTTCCCGAGCTGCTGGCCTACCTGAAGACCCACGGCAGCCAGGTCACCATGGCGCACGCCGGGCTGGGTGCGGTGTCGCAGCTGTGCAGCCTGCTGTTCACCTCGCAGATCGGCGTGCAGCTCACGACAGTGCCCTACAAGGGCGCGGGCCCCGCGCTGCAGGACGTGATGGGCGGGCAGGTCGACCTGGTGTGCGACCAGACCACGCAGACTGCGCCCGTCATCAAAGACGGCCGCCGCGTGAAGGTGTTTGGCGTGACCACGCCGCGCCGCCTGGCCAGCCTGCCGGACATCCCCACGCTGGACGAGCAAGGCCTGAAGGGCTTCGATGTGAAGGTCTGGCACGGCGTCTACGCGCCCAAGGGCACGCCGGATGCCGTCACCCGCAAGCTCAACGCCGCCCTGCGCGTGGCCTTGCGGGACGACACCGTAAAACACCGCCTGGCCGAGCTCAGCTCAGAGATCGTGCCCATGGACAAGGTCAGCCCCGAAGGCCTGCGCAGCCACCTGGAGGCCGAGACCCTCAAGTGGGGCAAGGTGATCCGACAGGCGGGGGTTACGGCGGAATGA
- the prpR gene encoding propionate catabolism operon regulatory protein PrpR, with amino-acid sequence MNAMPAHPPSSPDYPRARPRIVAVARHRLGRVLERLAPGVAAQAQVELVGHAFDDAVTAIRALHARDPIDAVVAAGASGEWLRQHLDIPVAMVEVRGFDLMRALATARAISPRVGLVSFDGPSEHLAQLDALFGMGIAQFSYRGPDDAPACVEALRAAGVQAVVAPGLVSDLAEQAGIASVLMYSDEAVRQALQDAIHLARHSRAERARHERLGTILGQLQDGVVAVDLRQRIEALNPAMAALLGAPVAALIGRLLGDVAPALDLGATMRLRAEPAEDVLQIGARTLVVRRAPIIENGEVTGALLVCRDPATIQRADRHLRANQRQRGAPARYRIEAFTGDSSAARRVRELAAQCAASEATVLITGESGTGKELVAQGIHSASRRAAQPFLAVNCAALGESLLESELFGYEEGAFTGARRGGKTGLVEAAHTGTLFLDEIGDMPLALQTRLLRVLQEREVLRLGATVAVPVDLRVIAATHADLAAQVERGLFRRDLYYRLAVLRIATPPLRERGADIAPLAANLMERRARAAGISTAQARAWLAALLELAAGYAWPGNVRELENMVERLLACHGYLAPAGGLDRARLLEVFPECAQARPAPVRDSLLKDARRAAEQRRVREVLQSVQGDQRQACAILGISRATLWRRLRDNAES; translated from the coding sequence ATGAATGCCATGCCAGCCCACCCGCCCTCCTCCCCCGACTATCCCCGCGCCCGCCCCCGCATCGTGGCCGTGGCCCGCCACCGGCTGGGCCGCGTGCTGGAGCGGCTGGCGCCAGGCGTGGCCGCGCAGGCGCAGGTCGAGCTGGTGGGCCATGCCTTTGACGACGCGGTGACGGCGATACGCGCGCTGCATGCCCGCGACCCCATCGATGCGGTGGTGGCCGCCGGTGCCAGCGGCGAATGGCTGCGCCAGCACCTGGACATACCGGTGGCGATGGTCGAGGTGCGCGGCTTTGACCTGATGCGCGCGCTGGCCACGGCCCGGGCCATTTCGCCGCGCGTGGGCTTGGTGTCTTTCGATGGCCCTTCTGAACACCTGGCGCAGCTGGATGCACTGTTTGGCATGGGCATTGCGCAGTTCAGCTACCGCGGCCCGGACGATGCCCCCGCCTGCGTGGAGGCATTGCGCGCGGCGGGTGTGCAGGCCGTGGTTGCGCCCGGGCTGGTGTCCGATCTGGCCGAGCAGGCTGGCATCGCCAGCGTGCTGATGTATTCCGACGAAGCCGTGCGCCAGGCGCTGCAAGACGCCATACACCTGGCCCGCCACAGCCGCGCCGAGCGCGCGCGCCACGAGCGCCTGGGCACCATCCTGGGCCAGTTGCAGGACGGCGTGGTGGCCGTGGACTTGCGCCAGCGCATAGAGGCACTGAACCCCGCCATGGCGGCGCTGCTGGGCGCCCCGGTGGCGGCGCTTATCGGCCGCCTGCTGGGCGATGTGGCACCAGCACTGGACCTGGGCGCCACCATGCGCCTGCGTGCAGAGCCGGCCGAAGACGTGCTGCAGATCGGCGCACGCACGCTGGTCGTGCGGCGCGCGCCCATCATCGAGAACGGCGAAGTCACCGGCGCACTGCTGGTCTGCCGCGACCCGGCCACCATCCAGCGCGCCGACCGCCACCTGCGCGCCAACCAGCGCCAACGCGGCGCGCCCGCGCGCTACCGGATCGAGGCCTTCACCGGCGACAGCAGCGCCGCACGCCGCGTGCGCGAGCTGGCGGCCCAGTGCGCAGCCAGCGAGGCCACGGTGCTCATCACCGGCGAGAGCGGCACCGGCAAAGAGCTGGTGGCCCAGGGCATCCACAGCGCCAGCCGGCGCGCGGCGCAACCCTTCCTGGCCGTGAACTGCGCCGCGCTGGGCGAAAGCCTGCTGGAGAGCGAACTCTTTGGCTACGAGGAAGGCGCCTTCACCGGCGCGCGGCGCGGCGGCAAGACCGGGTTGGTCGAGGCGGCGCACACCGGCACGCTGTTTCTGGATGAGATCGGCGACATGCCGCTGGCGCTGCAAACCCGCTTGCTGCGCGTGCTGCAAGAGCGCGAGGTGCTGCGCCTGGGCGCAACCGTGGCCGTGCCGGTGGACCTGCGCGTGATAGCGGCCACCCATGCCGATCTGGCGGCGCAGGTGGAGCGCGGCCTGTTCCGGCGCGATCTGTACTACCGGCTGGCCGTGCTGCGCATTGCCACGCCGCCCCTGCGCGAGCGCGGTGCCGACATCGCCCCGCTGGCCGCCAACCTGATGGAGCGCCGCGCCCGCGCCGCAGGCATCTCCACCGCACAGGCCAGGGCTTGGCTCGCCGCCCTGCTGGAGCTAGCCGCCGGCTACGCCTGGCCCGGCAATGTGCGCGAGCTAGAGAACATGGTCGAGCGCCTGCTGGCCTGCCACGGCTACCTGGCGCCCGCCGGCGGATTGGACCGCGCCCGGCTGCTGGAGGTGTTCCCCGAATGCGCCCAGGCCCGCCCCGCGCCGGTACGCGACAGCCTGCTGAAAGACGCCCGCCGCGCCGCCGAGCAGCGCCGCGTGCGCGAGGTGCTGCAGTCGGTACAGGGCGACCAGCGCCAGGCCTGCGCCATCCTGGGCATCAGCCGCGCCACGCTATGGCGGCGGCTGCGGGACAATGCCGAATCGTAG
- a CDS encoding tripartite tricarboxylate transporter substrate binding protein, translating to MDISRRTTLACAAALIAGLQAAPALADTWPSKPIRLVVPFSAGGANDLMARAAAEGASRALGQPIIVDNKPGAGAILGADVVAKSAPDGYTFLVSAAGVISNSMIRKVPYKDSDLVPVAMIGLAPSVIIVPANSPYKDLKDFVAHSKTGPGLHFGTAGVGSTPHFVEGLLTSDYGAKLDLVPYKSGSESVTAVLGSQIDATSEASIVVLPYLKSGKLKALATTWTQRISAYPQLPTAVEQGFPQIRIAHWAGVHAPAGTPTAILDKLAAAVDKAMKDPATIQRLQGMGIEPIGGDRASFIKFVDEERARLGAVVKATGMKDE from the coding sequence ATGGACATCTCTCGCCGCACCACTCTTGCCTGTGCCGCCGCCTTGATCGCCGGCCTGCAGGCCGCCCCGGCCCTGGCCGACACCTGGCCCAGCAAGCCGATCCGCCTGGTCGTGCCCTTCTCTGCCGGGGGCGCCAACGACCTGATGGCGCGCGCCGCCGCCGAGGGCGCCTCCAGGGCGCTGGGCCAGCCCATCATCGTGGACAACAAGCCCGGCGCGGGCGCCATCCTTGGTGCCGATGTGGTGGCCAAGAGCGCGCCTGACGGCTACACCTTCCTGGTCAGTGCTGCGGGCGTCATCTCCAACAGCATGATCCGCAAGGTGCCCTACAAGGACAGCGACCTCGTGCCCGTGGCCATGATCGGCCTGGCGCCTTCGGTCATCATCGTGCCGGCCAATTCGCCCTACAAAGACCTGAAGGATTTCGTCGCGCATTCCAAGACCGGGCCGGGGCTGCACTTTGGCACCGCCGGCGTGGGCAGCACGCCGCACTTCGTCGAAGGGCTGCTGACCTCTGACTACGGCGCCAAGCTGGATCTGGTGCCGTACAAGAGCGGCTCGGAATCCGTCACCGCCGTGCTCGGCAGCCAGATCGACGCCACGTCCGAGGCCAGCATCGTGGTGCTGCCCTACCTCAAGAGCGGCAAGCTCAAGGCCCTGGCCACCACCTGGACGCAGCGCATCTCGGCCTACCCGCAACTGCCCACCGCCGTGGAGCAGGGCTTCCCGCAGATCCGCATCGCCCACTGGGCCGGCGTACACGCGCCGGCCGGCACACCCACCGCCATCCTCGACAAGCTGGCCGCCGCCGTCGACAAGGCCATGAAAGACCCGGCCACCATCCAGCGCCTGCAAGGCATGGGCATCGAACCCATCGGCGGCGACCGTGCCTCGTTCATCAAGTTTGTGGACGAAGAGCGTGCGCGCCTTGGCGCCGTGGTCAAGGCCACCGGCATGAAGGACGAGTGA
- a CDS encoding isocitrate lyase/PEP mutase family protein: MNTKQQLRALAAARRGVLVPGAFNALSAKVIEDLGFEAIYITGAGVTNMHFGLPDQAFMGLADIADHTARIRDAVQLPLIVDADTGFGNALNVRHTVRTLERAGADCIQFEDQVSPKRCGHFSGKDVISTEEAVSKIKAAADARQDANLLIMARTDACAVHGFEAALERAQKFAEAGADILFVEAVTTAEEIATMPQRLASPLLMNLVIGGRTPIVGAEELGRLGYGFVLYANAALQGAVAGMQRALTVLRDTRSLQEDPALVTPFAERQRLVGKAQWDALEARYGA, translated from the coding sequence ATGAACACCAAGCAACAACTGCGCGCCCTGGCCGCCGCCCGCCGTGGCGTTCTCGTGCCCGGCGCCTTCAACGCGCTGTCGGCCAAGGTCATCGAAGACCTGGGCTTCGAGGCCATCTACATCACCGGCGCCGGCGTCACCAACATGCACTTTGGCCTGCCCGACCAGGCCTTCATGGGCCTGGCCGACATCGCCGACCACACCGCACGCATCCGCGACGCGGTGCAACTGCCCTTGATCGTCGATGCCGACACCGGCTTTGGCAACGCCCTCAACGTGCGCCACACGGTGCGCACGCTGGAGCGCGCCGGCGCCGACTGCATCCAGTTTGAGGACCAGGTCAGCCCCAAGCGCTGCGGCCATTTCAGCGGCAAGGACGTCATCTCCACCGAAGAGGCCGTGAGCAAGATCAAAGCCGCCGCCGACGCGCGCCAGGATGCCAACCTGCTCATCATGGCCCGCACCGACGCTTGCGCCGTGCACGGCTTTGAGGCGGCCCTTGAGCGCGCGCAAAAGTTCGCAGAGGCCGGCGCCGACATCCTGTTTGTAGAAGCCGTCACCACCGCCGAAGAGATCGCCACCATGCCGCAGCGCCTGGCCAGCCCGCTGCTCATGAACCTGGTGATTGGTGGCCGCACCCCCATCGTCGGCGCTGAAGAGTTGGGCCGGCTCGGCTACGGCTTCGTCCTCTACGCCAACGCCGCCCTGCAAGGCGCCGTGGCCGGCATGCAGCGCGCCCTGACCGTGCTGCGCGACACCCGCAGCCTGCAGGAAGACCCGGCCCTGGTCACCCCGTTTGCCGAGCGGCAGCGGCTGGTGGGGAAGGCCCAGTGGGATGCGTTGGAGGCGCGGTACGGAGCGTAG
- a CDS encoding type II toxin-antitoxin system HipA family toxin, with protein sequence MISDNAPAERRVYVGLARRTGQEVQPVGLLKLARHGVMESGEFAYGRRYLQEPTAQPLNPAHLPLREAAFALPEQRLRDGGAMPLTLRDALPDAWGRKVLEVQHGKALSDTDALLLTNEDRVGAMVFSETLPIQPDVPETRLLSLEDLAEASRRIEAGMEITPRMQQLLRGGASLGGARPKATFIHEGRRYIAKFASRGDEHNMEVVEAATLRLAMACGITVPPHLLWPLAHGHALLVQRFDRTGAVNDERRLPYLSSAALLDVPYESSRGSYVELAQALRRMSARPELDTAELFRRMVFNLVVGNSDDHVKNHGVLDHGTGDWRLAPAFDLVAQLGAHTGYQELAILPGQHASSLALAREAAAHFGVTADRANQAIEATLATVARDAYPSVEAAGGSPALGKRLQAFVLQQAQRIAG encoded by the coding sequence GTGATTTCTGACAACGCGCCCGCCGAGCGCCGTGTGTATGTGGGCCTGGCACGGCGCACCGGCCAGGAGGTACAGCCGGTGGGCCTGCTGAAGCTGGCGCGGCACGGCGTGATGGAGTCGGGCGAATTCGCCTACGGCCGCCGCTACCTGCAAGAGCCCACAGCCCAGCCGCTCAACCCCGCGCACCTGCCCTTGCGCGAAGCCGCCTTTGCGCTGCCGGAGCAGCGCCTGCGCGATGGCGGCGCCATGCCGCTCACCTTGCGTGACGCCCTGCCCGACGCCTGGGGCCGCAAGGTGCTTGAAGTGCAGCATGGCAAGGCGCTATCAGACACAGACGCCTTGCTGTTGACCAACGAGGACCGGGTGGGCGCCATGGTGTTTTCAGAAACGCTGCCCATCCAGCCCGACGTGCCGGAGACAAGGCTGCTGTCCCTGGAAGACCTGGCCGAAGCCTCGCGGCGGATCGAAGCCGGGATGGAGATCACACCGCGCATGCAGCAATTGCTGCGCGGCGGGGCCAGCCTGGGCGGTGCACGGCCCAAAGCCACTTTCATCCATGAGGGCCGCCGCTACATCGCCAAGTTCGCATCGCGCGGCGACGAGCACAACATGGAGGTGGTAGAGGCCGCAACGCTGCGCCTGGCCATGGCCTGCGGGATCACGGTGCCGCCACACCTGCTTTGGCCATTGGCACATGGCCATGCCTTGCTGGTGCAGCGCTTTGACCGCACGGGCGCGGTGAACGACGAGCGCCGCTTGCCCTATCTCTCCAGCGCCGCGCTGCTGGACGTGCCCTATGAGTCCAGCCGCGGCAGCTATGTCGAGCTGGCGCAGGCGCTGCGCCGCATGTCGGCACGCCCGGAACTTGATACAGCCGAGCTGTTTCGCCGCATGGTGTTCAACCTGGTGGTTGGCAACAGCGACGACCACGTCAAGAACCACGGCGTGCTGGACCACGGCACGGGCGATTGGCGGCTGGCCCCGGCCTTTGATCTGGTGGCACAACTGGGCGCCCATACGGGCTACCAGGAACTGGCGATATTGCCGGGCCAGCACGCGTCCAGCCTGGCGCTGGCGCGCGAGGCTGCGGCCCACTTTGGCGTCACGGCGGACCGCGCCAACCAGGCCATCGAGGCCACCCTGGCGACGGTCGCACGTGATGCTTATCCGTCCGTCGAAGCCGCAGGCGGCAGCCCGGCCTTGGGCAAGCGGCTGCAGGCTTTTGTGCTGCAGCAGGCGCAGCGCATCGCGGGTTGA
- a CDS encoding helix-turn-helix transcriptional regulator yields MPAPAGLALGRLGQRLRAHRVQRGWTVAELAERLMCSPTTWRALEAGKPGTSIGLLAHALWLLGELETLEQLAPAPAALAAKRRVRRPAGRPAAGVIGEDERDF; encoded by the coding sequence ATGCCAGCACCCGCAGGGCTGGCCTTGGGCCGTCTTGGCCAGCGTTTGCGTGCCCACCGGGTGCAACGCGGCTGGACGGTGGCCGAGCTGGCCGAACGCCTCATGTGCTCGCCCACAACCTGGCGCGCCCTGGAGGCCGGCAAGCCCGGCACCAGCATCGGGCTGCTGGCGCATGCGCTCTGGCTGCTGGGCGAACTGGAGACCCTGGAGCAACTGGCGCCCGCCCCTGCCGCGCTCGCTGCCAAGCGCCGCGTGCGCCGGCCAGCGGGAAGGCCGGCGGCCGGGGTGATTGGGGAGGACGAGCGTGATTTCTGA
- a CDS encoding type II toxin-antitoxin system HipA family toxin, with protein sequence MNVDILVIRVGGTRAGILFRYAAEGAAPVIRFVADDAYAAAPPGTVDVLSQAFVAERPEQQRALLLNVLDARFNGVLGRGGDYQLPPFFQNLLPEGVFRDHVAQEAGCDPRDHFRMLAACGLDLPGAVSARWEDLDRSTLQHLVTQDQDALELSVGAAPTQEAVSLSGVQPKLSVLRNAAGRYVGRTRLQDASAAWPETHIIAKLPAVGYPRMPEVEHLSLSMAHAAGVDTCQHALEPLGLLLEPHRYDLGDEARQNFLAVQRFDRTPQGRVMCEDFAQVLSVPPEDKYSRSYAEVAAVLLHLPACGEPAVHELLRRLTVNELLGNADAHLKNLGLIYRDGRTAELSPAYDIVALCLYGVKSGHALRLLPPGIAPDAGSPESLLSPVAVRDFCRALGIPAGPAAAVVRQTVLAAAKTWPALIRAAGITPHQQQTLLTRIGAHVLTRQVLARNPQLAGLWA encoded by the coding sequence ATGAACGTCGACATCCTCGTCATCCGCGTAGGCGGCACCCGCGCCGGCATCTTGTTTCGCTATGCGGCCGAGGGCGCGGCGCCGGTGATCCGCTTTGTGGCCGACGACGCCTATGCCGCCGCGCCGCCCGGCACGGTCGATGTGCTGTCGCAGGCCTTCGTGGCCGAGCGGCCCGAGCAGCAACGCGCCCTGCTGCTCAACGTGCTGGACGCGCGCTTCAACGGCGTGCTGGGCCGTGGTGGCGACTACCAGTTGCCGCCTTTCTTCCAGAACCTGCTGCCCGAGGGCGTGTTCCGCGACCACGTGGCGCAAGAGGCCGGCTGCGATCCGCGCGACCACTTTCGCATGCTGGCCGCCTGCGGGCTGGACCTGCCCGGCGCCGTCAGCGCGCGCTGGGAAGACCTGGATCGCAGCACCTTGCAGCACCTGGTCACGCAAGACCAGGATGCGCTGGAGCTGTCGGTGGGCGCCGCGCCCACGCAAGAAGCCGTGTCGCTGTCGGGCGTGCAGCCCAAGCTGTCGGTGCTGCGCAATGCCGCCGGCCGCTACGTGGGCCGCACCCGGCTGCAGGACGCCAGCGCCGCCTGGCCCGAGACCCACATCATTGCCAAGCTGCCCGCCGTGGGCTACCCGCGCATGCCCGAGGTAGAGCACCTGTCGCTCTCCATGGCCCACGCCGCCGGGGTGGACACCTGCCAGCACGCGCTGGAGCCGCTCGGCCTGCTGCTGGAGCCGCACCGCTACGACCTGGGCGATGAGGCGCGGCAAAACTTCTTGGCGGTGCAGCGCTTTGACCGCACGCCCCAGGGCCGCGTCATGTGCGAGGACTTTGCCCAGGTGCTGAGCGTGCCGCCCGAAGACAAATACAGCCGCAGTTACGCCGAAGTGGCGGCCGTGCTGCTGCACCTGCCCGCCTGCGGCGAGCCCGCCGTGCACGAGCTGCTGCGGCGGCTTACCGTCAACGAACTGCTGGGCAACGCCGACGCCCACCTGAAGAACCTGGGCCTGATCTACCGCGACGGCCGCACCGCCGAGCTGTCGCCCGCCTATGACATCGTGGCGCTGTGCCTGTACGGCGTGAAGTCCGGCCACGCACTGCGCCTACTGCCGCCCGGCATTGCGCCAGACGCCGGCTCGCCCGAATCGCTGCTGTCACCCGTGGCCGTGCGCGACTTCTGCCGCGCGCTGGGCATCCCCGCCGGCCCCGCCGCAGCCGTGGTCCGGCAAACCGTATTGGCCGCCGCCAAGACCTGGCCCGCCCTGATCCGCGCCGCGGGCATTACGCCGCACCAGCAGCAGACCCTGCTCACGCGCATAGGCGCGCATGTGCTTACGCGGCAGGTGCTGGCGCGCAATCCGCAGTTGGCGGGTTTGTGGGCATAA
- a CDS encoding helix-turn-helix domain-containing protein: protein MNDSPLSSRKTHLDLAAELEQQRLQQKLARGALGDATGLSYQSLQKILEGQSDFRASNLLALAHALGLEVALVPANVGQALAAAPALPAEAAAPSAVTAALARLRPLGKSGGTR from the coding sequence ATGAACGACAGCCCCCTCTCCTCCCGCAAAACCCACCTCGACCTGGCCGCCGAGCTGGAACAGCAACGCCTGCAGCAAAAGCTCGCGCGCGGCGCGCTGGGGGACGCCACGGGGCTGTCCTACCAGTCGCTGCAGAAGATTTTGGAAGGCCAGTCTGACTTTCGCGCCTCCAACCTGCTGGCGCTGGCGCATGCGTTGGGGCTGGAGGTTGCCCTGGTGCCCGCCAACGTGGGCCAGGCCCTGGCGGCGGCACCGGCCTTGCCGGCCGAGGCCGCAGCCCCAAGCGCCGTGACGGCGGCATTGGCCCGGTTGCGGCCATTGGGCAAGAGCGGGGGCACGCGATGA
- a CDS encoding LysR family transcriptional regulator has product MNQSILEIRHLRTLAALRDTGSLVRAAQLLNLTQSALSHQVKLLEERYGAALFERKSVPPQFSATGLRLLALADALLPQVEEAERDVARLVQGQAGQLRIAVECHTCFDWLMPAMDAFRARWPEVEMDIVSGFHPDPVALLHQNRADLAIVSEPDEDDTAAIDFHPLFSFEIRALLANTHPLAAKAYLAAEDFADQTLITYPVPDEMLDIVRQVLEPAGVRPARRTTELTVAMLQLVASGRGVATLPMWAVQGYLDRGYISARPVGPQGLTGRLYAASTRLTSGRPYLADFVGVVRESCFLSLKGIALL; this is encoded by the coding sequence ATGAACCAATCCATCCTGGAGATCCGTCACCTGCGCACGCTGGCCGCGCTGCGTGATACCGGCAGCCTGGTGCGGGCCGCGCAGTTGCTGAACCTGACGCAGTCGGCGCTGTCGCACCAGGTGAAGCTGCTGGAAGAGCGCTACGGCGCGGCGCTGTTCGAGCGCAAATCCGTGCCGCCGCAGTTCAGCGCCACCGGCCTGCGCCTGCTGGCATTGGCCGACGCCTTGCTGCCCCAGGTGGAAGAAGCCGAGCGCGACGTGGCGCGGCTGGTGCAGGGCCAGGCCGGGCAGCTGCGCATCGCGGTGGAATGCCATACCTGCTTTGACTGGCTGATGCCGGCCATGGACGCCTTCAGGGCGCGCTGGCCCGAGGTAGAGATGGACATCGTCTCGGGCTTTCACCCCGACCCGGTAGCGCTGCTGCACCAGAACCGCGCGGATCTGGCCATCGTCTCCGAGCCGGACGAGGACGACACCGCAGCCATCGATTTCCACCCGCTGTTCAGCTTCGAGATCCGCGCACTGCTGGCCAACACGCACCCGCTGGCCGCCAAGGCCTATCTGGCGGCCGAAGACTTTGCCGACCAGACCCTGATCACCTACCCCGTGCCGGACGAGATGCTGGACATCGTGCGCCAGGTGCTGGAGCCCGCCGGCGTGCGCCCTGCCCGCCGCACCACCGAGCTGACGGTGGCCATGCTGCAACTGGTGGCCAGCGGCCGCGGCGTGGCCACCCTGCCGATGTGGGCGGTGCAGGGCTACCTGGACCGCGGCTACATCAGCGCCCGCCCGGTCGGGCCGCAGGGGCTGACCGGCCGGCTGTATGCGGCCAGCACGCGGCTGACCTCGGGCCGGCCGTATCTGGCGGACTTTGTGGGCGTGGTGCGGGAGAGCTGCTTTCTGAGCCTGAAGGGCATTGCCTTGCTGTGA